A DNA window from Schistocerca gregaria isolate iqSchGreg1 chromosome 2, iqSchGreg1.2, whole genome shotgun sequence contains the following coding sequences:
- the LOC126336546 gene encoding locustin isoform X1, giving the protein MKAYLLVILLIGAVASMVDAATTSCSCPQCIIFDPICASSYKNGRRGFSSGCHMRCYNKCHGTDYFQISKGSKCI; this is encoded by the exons ATGAAGGCCTACCTGCTGGTTATCCTGCTTATCG GCGCTGTCGCTAGCATGGTGGACGCGGCGACCACGAGTTGCTCTTGCCCGCAGTGCATCATCTTCGACCCCATCTGCGCCAGCAGCTACAAGAACGGACGTCGCGGCTTCAGCAGCGGCTGCCACATGCGTTGCTACAACAAATGTCACGGCACGG aTTACTTCCAGATCAGTAAGGGAAGCAAATGTATATGA